The following is a genomic window from Panthera uncia isolate 11264 chromosome B4, Puncia_PCG_1.0, whole genome shotgun sequence.
AGGGGCCAGAAATACTTACTCCAGGGAGCCCGggggtctcagttggttaagtgtcccatccgactcttggttttggctcaggtcgtggtctcacagttcttgagttcaagccctgcactgggctctgcgctgacagtatggagccggcttgggattctctccctctctctgaccctctcccccctcaacataaaataaacaaacttagaaaaaaagaaagaaatacttattCCTAGTCCAGGAGTCTTCCCGTCACAACGCACGCACTTATCAGTAGCAGGATAATGGTGATGACTGTGACGGGCAGGATTTGGGGTGTCAACAGTGCACATGCCATAAGCCTACGTGAATGAGGCTCTCCCCATCCCAGAGGGACTTTACAGCATCAGGGGCTGAGGATGGAGAGGTTTCGAGATCTTTGCTTGTGTGCCCTAAGCTTGGCTTCTTGCCCTTTTCACTGTACCCCTTGTGGCttctcatctccccacccctgctaCTGAGATGGGAGAGATTATGGGGGAACAAGGAATTTAGTTTTGGACATTCACGTTTGAGAGATCTTTCAACATATAACTGGAGATGTAGAAAAGGAGTCCAGACTAGAGACATCAATATGAGAGCAAGCAATGCAAGGATGCTATCTAAAGCTTAGGCCAGTCATCAGAAGGGCAAGAAGGGAATTGTGTGGTAAAGAACAGGCGTCAAAATGAAGGTGTCTCCAATaatgagaggaaggaaaagtgaTGCCTCTGACAATAATACGATACACTGCAGCTACTACCATTATTGGAAACTTACTATGTCCCAGAAATTCCACCAAGTAATTTATATACATTAGCTTAGCTCTCATCACTACCCTCtgagttaggggaaaaaaataaggccAGGAAGGTTACAAAACTTGATTAAAGTCACAAAATAAGTAGCAGAGCAGAAACTCTGACTCATGACTGACAGTGAACAGCTCCAATCTCTCTACAGTATTGCTCATATTGGGATCTtatcttccctcttctttcctttatccTTTGTATGGGATGTATGTGATTACAGACAGCCTGCCTTATAAATATCCTTCtgtgaaaacattaattttatgtcTTCAAAGTTAAGATGACACTAAATCACGTGAATGTGACTTCAGAACTAAGATGTGGCCAGTGTTTCTTTCAGAAAGTATCTAGACCATGTTTCTGTCCCAAGCATACTCTACTAGATAAGAAATGgaagatatttgtttttaatttatactatTTGTGTCGTGGCCACACTCATATTACAAACATATGTTTCAAAATGACCATGAGCGCCTTTTTCCAGGCGGCCGGGAAGATGGCGGACATTCAGACTAAGCGTGCCTACCAAAAGCAGCCAACcatctttcaaaataagaagAGGATTCTGCTTGGAGAAACTGGCAAGGAGAAACTCCGGCGATACTACAAAAACAGCGGTTTGGGCTTCAGGATGCCCAAGGAGGCCATTGAGGGCACCTATATTGACAAGAAATGCCCCTTTACTGGTAACGCCTCCATCCAAGGGCAGATTCTGTCTGGTGTGGTGACCAAGATGAAGATGCAGAGGACCACTGTCATCCGCCGAGACTACCTCCATTATATCCGAAAGTACAACCGCTTTGAGAAACGCCACAAGAACATGTCCGTGCACCTGTCCCCCTGCTTCAGGGATGTCCAGATCGGCGACATTGTCACAGTGGGCGAGTGCCGGCCCTTGAGCAAGACTGTGCGCTTCAAAGTGCTCAAAGGCACAAAGGCCGCTGGCACCAAAAAGCAATTCCAGAAGTTCTGAGACTAGACGTCTGTCCACACCCCcga
Proteins encoded in this region:
- the LOC125919513 gene encoding 40S ribosomal protein S11-like → MTMSAFFQAAGKMADIQTKRAYQKQPTIFQNKKRILLGETGKEKLRRYYKNSGLGFRMPKEAIEGTYIDKKCPFTGNASIQGQILSGVVTKMKMQRTTVIRRDYLHYIRKYNRFEKRHKNMSVHLSPCFRDVQIGDIVTVGECRPLSKTVRFKVLKGTKAAGTKKQFQKF